The DNA segment CCTGTACGGTCTTGACCCCAGTTGCCAGTGGCTATGGCGCCTTTAAGCCTGTCGCTTATTATAGTGGGCCTAACTAGGAAGTCCAGCCTGATCTGCCTCCTTTCCGCCAGCTGCTCCTCAAGCTTCTGCGCCATAGTGTTTGCTAGAGCCTCTAGAGACTCTCTGAAGAGTTCCGCTATGAGATCGCCAGCTAGCCTCAGCCTCTTGTTACCCAGGAAGTCCTTATCATCCTCGCCCCTCTTACCTAGATATAGCTGGAGCACCCTGTTGGCCATCTCAGCCAGGAAGTATGCCTTCTTTATCCTGTCCTCTGGCCTGTTTCCTAGGTGGGGCAGCAGCTGCGTATCCAGAAACTCCTCAGCCCTCCTTATCCTAACCTCCAACGGCTGGCCTGGGGCTATCCTGTTGCCCAGGTACTTTAGGGCGTCCTCCTTAGTGGGCGCCAGAGCCCTCCCCTTCTCTAGGCTAGGCAGCATCTCCCTCTGCACATCTGGATCGGCGCTTACTGCAAGCATTATCTCTAAGTCCTTCTCCAGGCCCAAAGCCCTAAGGAGCACAACAAGGGGGATCCGGTATCTTAGCCTGCTCAGGCTGGCTTCCAAAGTTCCGTCGCTCATCCTGTCGACTATAGCCTGCCTCCTAAGCCCTAGCACCGTTGATACGGCCTTGGCTGTGTGGGTGATCCTAGCTGTAGCGGCTGTGCTCTTGTTTACTATAATCCTGTTTACCGCTAGATCCTCCTGGGCTACTATAACTTTCTCGCTACCGTTTATGATGAAGTAGCCGCCTGGATCGCCTGGGTCTTCGCCCATCTCTATCACGGTTTCCTCGTCATACTTGGATAGCGGGTCTAGAACGCTCTTCACCATAACAGGGAAGTCTGCTATCTTGACCTCGCGCGTCCTCTCAACCATGTTGTCCTGCACTATAGTCATCTCAACCATCAGAGGGGCAGAGTAGGTTATACCCCTTACACGGCATTCGAATGGGGTAACGCGCCTGTCAAAACTCTCTATAACCTCCCTGGCCATAGGCTCCTTAAACCTGGCTTTCCCGAAAACAATCTTCACATCGGGCAAGTGAACCTCCGGCTCTTCAAATCTACCACGCCTGTACCTACGCCTTCCAGCGTATATCCTCCACTGAGGCCTAACCTCTCCTATACTATCAATTATTTTCTGTATCTCCTGCGTGACCAACCTGTTGAAAGAGTCAAGGTGCTGCCTGGCAAGGCCTGTTTCCCTGATAAACGACTTGTAAACAGTCCAAAGCTCATCAACATCTATCTCTCCTCTATGCTGCTGCCCATCACCCATGTTAGACACGCTACTTCACCCCCTTCTGGTAGGCCACGACGAACCTATAGTATTTAGCCTCCCCAGCCGTGTAGCTGCGCCTGGTTATCTCAATAATGTCACCGGGCTTAGCCTTCAGAAGACGTGCCACAGGGTCGTTAACACTAATCTTCGGGAGCTGCCACGGCTTAATACCCAACTTCTTCAGAACCTGCACCGCCTCCTCAATACTCAAGAGCCTATGTTCAGGAACATACTCATGCTCCAAAATCACCCTACTAGACTTACGGGTTTTAGAGGACACTTAGGGAGACCCCCCACTACCCACAACACACATTCTATCCAGGCCTAATTAACTTCAAACACCTAACCCCCCCACATGCTTATAGCCCCGCGTCCAAAACAACCTTAAAACAGGCCGGGAGTGGGCCCGTAGCTCAGCCCGGCAGAGCGGCGGGCTTTTAACCCGTAGAGGGGGAGTGTTTAGGGGCTGCGTCCTGGCCCCGCGGAAGTCCCGGGTTCAAATCCCGGCGGGCCCGCCACAAACCCCCACATGGGGGGCAATACGGGCTCCTCACGAAACCCCTCTCCCTGTCTGGAGAATCCAACATAACAGAAGATCCTCTTCTTAGGCAAAGCATATAGTATGCCTCATCTGGCTCATACACTTAAACGCTAACACGCGGTATGCATAGTCTATACCCTTTTTGTTGGAAATAAATTGTAATACCCTCGCCCCCCATAACATCTAAGGCGAGGAGGCCGCCTAGAATGGGTTAGGCTGGCTTAGTATGACGGGGCTGCGGGGATAAGATTGGCAGGGTCGATGGTGAAGCTAGTACCTCTGGAGGAGGCTAAGGGCTTGTTTATAGTGGAAGGCTCGCCCATACTATATCACAAGCCCTCCTCTACAATACTCTTCTCGGACTTACATCTCGGTTATGAGCAGGCTATGACTGAGACTGGAGTCTTTCTCCCGCGTGTACAGCTACGCAGGGCTATGCTGACGCTTGACAGGGCTATTTCCGGGCTTAGGCCGAGGAGGGCTGTTATTGTTGGCGACGTGAAGCACGTGTTCGACAGGCTTTTGAAGCAGGAGGCTCTGGAGACCGCTAAGCTTCTGGAATGGCTCTCGAGCAGGGGTGTTGAGAAGATTATAGTTGTCCGGGGTAACCACGACAACTATATACAAGGTGTCGTAACAAAGAGTGGTGGCGAGTTCGTTGAAGACTACTTTGAGGTCGAGAAAGGAGTTGTGGCTATCCACGGCCATAAGAAGCTAGAGTTTAACTCTGATATAATTATAATAGGTCATGAGCATCCTGCTGTTAAGATAAACGTTGCTGGCAGCAGGGTGAAGTATCCCGCCTTCCTTATGGTACCCAGGGAGTGTGGAGGAAGCATAATAGTGTTACCCGCTCTCGGCGTCTACCAGACGGGTAATCCAATAACTCTGGACCGCAGCCTATACCTCTCACCGTACATTAGAGAGGAGGGTATTGTTGAAGAGGCTGTGCCTATCATTATAGACGAGAGCGTAGGCTCCCTAAGGCTACCTCCCCTCAGAGAGCTTGCCAAAATATTTGATTGAAATGTGAGGTGCGTGTACAGAGGCTATTTTCAGCGCTCAACCCTGTTCATCACTCCGCTATGCCTATTATGGCGTCCGCTTCTTTAAGCTTTTTAGCTACTTTCTTAACAGCTTCGTACACCTCGTTCTCCATTTTAGCACCGGTGATAACCATCTTGCCGCTGCTGAATATCAACATTACAACCCTGGGCTCGTCCATGCGGTATATGAGGCCGGGGAACTGCTCCGGCTCGTACAGGCTATTCTCGAACTCGAGGGCAGCCTTCTCAAGGTCTATGTAAACCTTA comes from the Aeropyrum camini SY1 = JCM 12091 genome and includes:
- a CDS encoding metallophosphoesterase, giving the protein MAGSMVKLVPLEEAKGLFIVEGSPILYHKPSSTILFSDLHLGYEQAMTETGVFLPRVQLRRAMLTLDRAISGLRPRRAVIVGDVKHVFDRLLKQEALETAKLLEWLSSRGVEKIIVVRGNHDNYIQGVVTKSGGEFVEDYFEVEKGVVAIHGHKKLEFNSDIIIIGHEHPAVKINVAGSRVKYPAFLMVPRECGGSIIVLPALGVYQTGNPITLDRSLYLSPYIREEGIVEEAVPIIIDESVGSLRLPPLRELAKIFD
- a CDS encoding DNA-directed RNA polymerase subunit H produces the protein MSSKTRKSSRVILEHEYVPEHRLLSIEEAVQVLKKLGIKPWQLPKISVNDPVARLLKAKPGDIIEITRRSYTAGEAKYYRFVVAYQKGVK